A window of Salvelinus alpinus chromosome 31, SLU_Salpinus.1, whole genome shotgun sequence contains these coding sequences:
- the LOC139560960 gene encoding metastasis-associated protein MTA2-like isoform X3, with protein sequence MVNPMTANGNVEAKVVCLFRRRDISGNLNTLADSNARDFEEESKQPTVSEQQKHQLKHRELFLSRQFESLPATHIRGKCNVTLLNETDVLAGYLEKEECFFYSLVFDPVQKTLLADQGEIRVGSKYQADIPDKLAEGETDTRIQEKLETKVWDPDNQLKDPQIDQFLVVARAVGTFARALDCSSSIRQPSLHMSAAAASRDITLFHAMDTLQKNSYDLAKAMSTLVPQGGPVLCRDEMEEWSASEAMLFEEALEKYGKDFNDIRQDFLPWKSLASVVQFYYMWKTTDRYIQQKRLKAAEADSKLKQVYIPTYTKPNPNQIMAPGNKPGMNGAAGFQKGLSCESCHTAQSAQWYAWGPPNMQCRLCASCWIYWKKYGGLKTPTQLEGAARSVSESTPRGHMTRQEVQGLSPFTTSGGRAKLLAKNRQTFILQTTKLTRIARRVCTDILQPRRAARRPYASINANAVKAECMIRLPKATKAPIKNRSIPRPPLATIVKELAIQAPLKLKAPRGAPTPINRNQANQPRGGSGLLGKRPFDSSSQAVGLPFPTNGRPFTSGMRTTSQSVIKRQKVNQGDAPNPVVFVATKDTRALRKHLTQSEMRRAARKPHLPVRVKLPLGPRTLVLPTLPSSTSEPIVLED encoded by the exons GAGACTTTGAGGAGGAGTCCAAGCAGCCCACCGTGTCTGAACAGCAGAAACACCAGCTGAAGCACAGAGAGCTTTTCCTCTCTCGGCAGTTTGAGTCTCTACCTGCAACTCACATACG aGGGAAATGTAACGTCACCCTCCTCAACGAAACGGACGTCCTCGCCGGGTACCTGGAGAAAGAG GAGTGTTTCTTTTACTCGCTGGTGTTTGACCCGGTTCAGAAGACCCTCCTGGCGGACCAGGGAGAGATCCGCGTAGGCTCCAAGTACCAGGCCGATATCCCTGACAAGCTAGCcgaag GTGAAACCGACACCCGTATCCAGGAGAAGCTGGAGACCAAGGTCTGGGACCCTGACAACCAGCTCAAAGACCCCCAGATTGACCAGTTCCTGGTGGTGGCTCG tgctGTGGGGACGTTTGCCAGAGCCCTGGACTGCAGTAGCTCCATCCGTCAACCCAGCCTGCATATGAGTGCTGCAGCAGCCTCCAGAGACATCAcactg TTCCATGCCATGGACACCCTGCAGAAGAACAGTTACGACCTAGCCAAGGCCATGTCCACGCTGGTCCCGCAGGGCGGGCCGGTCCTCTGCCGTGacgagatggaggagtggagcgCCTCAGAGGCCATGCTGTTTGAGGAGGCCCTGGAGAAGTACGGCAAGGACTTCAACGACATCCGCCAGGACTTT CTGCCATGGAAGTCACTAGCCAgtgtggtccagttctactacaTGTGGAAGACTACTGACCGCTACATCCAACAG AAACGACTAAAGGCAGCAGAAGCAGACAGCAAGCTGAAGCAGGTGTACATCCCCACCTA CACCAAACCCAACCCCAACCAGATCATGGCTCCTGGTAACAAGCCTGGCATGAACGGGGCCGCTGGCTTCCAGAAAGGACTGAGCTGCGAGAGCTGCCATA CTGCCCAGTCAGCACAGTGGTACGCATGGGGTCCTCCCAACATGCAGTGCAGACTGTGTGCCTCCTGCTGGATCTACTGGAAGAAGTACGGAGGCCTGAAGACCCCCACACAGCTAGAGGGCGCCGCAAGATCTGTCTCA GAGTCCACTCCGCGCGGTCACATGACCCGCCAGGAGGTGCAAGGCCTGTCCCCGTTCACGACGAGCGGGGGGCGCGCCAAGCTGCTGGCCAAGAACCGGCAGACGTTCATCCTGCAGACCACCAAGCTGACGCGTATTGCCCGCCGCGTCTGCACTGACATCCTGCAGCCCCGCCGCGCGGCACGCCGCCCCTACGCCTCCATCAATGCAAACGCCGTCAAGGCCGAGT GTATGATAAGGTTGCCTAAAGCAACCAAGGCCCCTATAAAGAACCGCTCGATCCCTCGACCACCGCTGGCCACTATAGTGAAGGAACTGG CCATCCAGGCTCCACTCAAGCTGAAGGCCCCCAGAGGCGCTCCCACACCCATCAACCGCAACCAGGCCAACCAGCCCCGTGGGGGATCAGGCCTACTCGGGAAGAGGCCCTTTGACAGTAGC TCACAGGCAGTAGGGCTGCCGTTCCCCACCAATGGCAGGCCGTTCACATCGGGCATGAGGACCACCTCACAGTCGGTGATCAAGCGTCAGAAAGTGAACCAGGGAGACGCACCCAACCCCGTGGTGTTTGTGGCCACGAAAGACACCAG GGCTCTGAGAAAACACCTGACTCAGTCTGAGATGCGGCGTGCAGCCAGAAAACCTCACCTCCCTGTCAGGGTCAAGCTGCCCCTAGGTCCCCGGACCCTGGTTCTCCCCACCCTGCCATCCAGCACCAGCGAGCCCATCGTCCTGGAGgactaa
- the LOC139560960 gene encoding metastasis-associated protein MTA2-like isoform X2, translating into MAANMYRVGDYVYFENSSSNPYLIRRIEELNKTANGNVEAKVVCLFRRRDISGNLNTLADSNARDFEEESKQPTVSEQQKHQLKHRELFLSRQFESLPATHIRGKCNVTLLNETDVLAGYLEKEECFFYSLVFDPVQKTLLADQGEIRVGSKYQADIPDKLAEGETDTRIQEKLETKVWDPDNQLKDPQIDQFLVVARAVGTFARALDCSSSIRQPSLHMSAAAASRDITLFHAMDTLQKNSYDLAKAMSTLVPQGGPVLCRDEMEEWSASEAMLFEEALEKYGKDFNDIRQDFLPWKSLASVVQFYYMWKTTDRYIQQKRLKAAEADSKLKQVYIPTYTKPNPNQIMAPGNKPGMNGAAGFQKGLSCESCHTAQSAQWYAWGPPNMQCRLCASCWIYWKKYGGLKTPTQLEGAARSVSESTPRGHMTRQEVQGLSPFTTSGGRAKLLAKNRQTFILQTTKLTRIARRVCTDILQPRRAARRPYASINANAVKAECMIRLPKATKAPIKNRSIPRPPLATIVKELAIQAPLKLKAPRGAPTPINRNQANQPRGGSGLLGKRPFDSSSQAVGLPFPTNGRPFTSGMRTTSQSVIKRQKVNQGDAPNPVVFVATKDTRALRKHLTQSEMRRAARKPHLPVRVKLPLGPRTLVLPTLPSSTSEPIVLED; encoded by the exons GAGACTTTGAGGAGGAGTCCAAGCAGCCCACCGTGTCTGAACAGCAGAAACACCAGCTGAAGCACAGAGAGCTTTTCCTCTCTCGGCAGTTTGAGTCTCTACCTGCAACTCACATACG aGGGAAATGTAACGTCACCCTCCTCAACGAAACGGACGTCCTCGCCGGGTACCTGGAGAAAGAG GAGTGTTTCTTTTACTCGCTGGTGTTTGACCCGGTTCAGAAGACCCTCCTGGCGGACCAGGGAGAGATCCGCGTAGGCTCCAAGTACCAGGCCGATATCCCTGACAAGCTAGCcgaag GTGAAACCGACACCCGTATCCAGGAGAAGCTGGAGACCAAGGTCTGGGACCCTGACAACCAGCTCAAAGACCCCCAGATTGACCAGTTCCTGGTGGTGGCTCG tgctGTGGGGACGTTTGCCAGAGCCCTGGACTGCAGTAGCTCCATCCGTCAACCCAGCCTGCATATGAGTGCTGCAGCAGCCTCCAGAGACATCAcactg TTCCATGCCATGGACACCCTGCAGAAGAACAGTTACGACCTAGCCAAGGCCATGTCCACGCTGGTCCCGCAGGGCGGGCCGGTCCTCTGCCGTGacgagatggaggagtggagcgCCTCAGAGGCCATGCTGTTTGAGGAGGCCCTGGAGAAGTACGGCAAGGACTTCAACGACATCCGCCAGGACTTT CTGCCATGGAAGTCACTAGCCAgtgtggtccagttctactacaTGTGGAAGACTACTGACCGCTACATCCAACAG AAACGACTAAAGGCAGCAGAAGCAGACAGCAAGCTGAAGCAGGTGTACATCCCCACCTA CACCAAACCCAACCCCAACCAGATCATGGCTCCTGGTAACAAGCCTGGCATGAACGGGGCCGCTGGCTTCCAGAAAGGACTGAGCTGCGAGAGCTGCCATA CTGCCCAGTCAGCACAGTGGTACGCATGGGGTCCTCCCAACATGCAGTGCAGACTGTGTGCCTCCTGCTGGATCTACTGGAAGAAGTACGGAGGCCTGAAGACCCCCACACAGCTAGAGGGCGCCGCAAGATCTGTCTCA GAGTCCACTCCGCGCGGTCACATGACCCGCCAGGAGGTGCAAGGCCTGTCCCCGTTCACGACGAGCGGGGGGCGCGCCAAGCTGCTGGCCAAGAACCGGCAGACGTTCATCCTGCAGACCACCAAGCTGACGCGTATTGCCCGCCGCGTCTGCACTGACATCCTGCAGCCCCGCCGCGCGGCACGCCGCCCCTACGCCTCCATCAATGCAAACGCCGTCAAGGCCGAGT GTATGATAAGGTTGCCTAAAGCAACCAAGGCCCCTATAAAGAACCGCTCGATCCCTCGACCACCGCTGGCCACTATAGTGAAGGAACTGG CCATCCAGGCTCCACTCAAGCTGAAGGCCCCCAGAGGCGCTCCCACACCCATCAACCGCAACCAGGCCAACCAGCCCCGTGGGGGATCAGGCCTACTCGGGAAGAGGCCCTTTGACAGTAGC TCACAGGCAGTAGGGCTGCCGTTCCCCACCAATGGCAGGCCGTTCACATCGGGCATGAGGACCACCTCACAGTCGGTGATCAAGCGTCAGAAAGTGAACCAGGGAGACGCACCCAACCCCGTGGTGTTTGTGGCCACGAAAGACACCAG GGCTCTGAGAAAACACCTGACTCAGTCTGAGATGCGGCGTGCAGCCAGAAAACCTCACCTCCCTGTCAGGGTCAAGCTGCCCCTAGGTCCCCGGACCCTGGTTCTCCCCACCCTGCCATCCAGCACCAGCGAGCCCATCGTCCTGGAGgactaa